AGCTTGTTGCGCTGGAGTCAATTGTGTCGCAACAATTACCTAGCACAATAAATCACGTTGCTGCTGCGAGAGCACTACCGCTCCGTTCGGCTGTCTGCTTTGATCAGTAGACGACGGTCTGGTTCGTTTGCCAGTTCCAACTCGGCCCGACTAATAACCCACTCCTGTTCTTGGATTTCCGCCCAGAAGTAGTATTTGCCGCGTGTCTTTTGACCCCGAACCGGGACGGCAAAGCCATCGATCTTTCCGCCACCAaactttttgctttcttccccATAATCGAAGCTCAGATCCTTGATGGGCTGGCCCATCAATTGTACAGCTCCTGGAAGGGAACGgaagaataataattaattaaaataactgTTTTTTAACACCATGGCACGGACCATTCGCGAATGCAATACCCTGATGTGATCGTAGCAATTTTAACGCATCCTTGTAGTACGGTTGACTGCGTATTTTATCCTCtagtttaattttcattaccatTGCTGCTGTAATTCCACCAAAGGCTATGTACATAGCTGCTTTGGCGAGTTTTTTTACGGACTTCATTCTGTAATAGGTGGAGAAAATTGAGTTtcataaatttgcaaaaactTTCTACACTGAAGCTGCTAGACGACCATCGACCATCTCAAAGCAGGAAAAATCATCACTTTGTTTGCAGCTCGTTCTGTCAAGTCCATTTGTAAATCGGTCTGTTCATAGCAGAAGGTTCATTGCTCCAGTTAGGTTTCAGCAAGTAACTCTCAATAGTGATAGTAAATTTACGTACGATTTTATCTGGTTTTACGCTTCGCTGGACCATCACATTAACGATAAATTGAATGGAAAGTTGTAGTTCTTTAATTCtttcaacagaaaacaaaattaagaaCATGTTTATGGCGGAATGAGCAGACGTTAGGGAACtgtgttgtaaaaaaatgttattaaattttatgattgTACTAAGAATCTTCAGCAGCACTCCATACGTTGCTAATCCAAAATACACCTCTCAATACGGGTATAAACGTGGCATACAAAGCTTTTCGGAGTTCAAGGCTTCAAGGCGGGAACTCCAAGATGCCCAACGATGCCTTCATCGACCCAACGGTACCAACAGCATGCGCTTTGATCTCATATACTTAGcatgtttattttcaatatatatatatatatacttttcatagttcttgttttgttgttctcctTTCTAGTGATCTTCGCATTTATCGTGTTCCTTCATACAGCTGCTAATTGTTGTCGAATCGACTTCGAGTTTTATCCATAATTCGGTACATAACCACGTGCAAGTGCTTATGATCTCGATTGTTAATTTAAACGTGTTTCTTCCGTGAACCAAGATTAGGGTCAGACCATTTTGCCAGACCGCTTGGATCACGCTACATTGCTCAACTGCTGCATGACCTTATCAAATTTGTTAGCATATGTTAATAGTGCCTCTCCTGCTGTTATGTATTCGAACCACGGTTTACTATCCTTTCGCTTAAATGTAgtaacaatttttgttttcaacagtCCGTTACAAGTGTTTCGAGTTACGAAACTAGCGCTACAACTTTGCTTCGTTTGACTTTCTCACCTCTCGCGTTATGTTAAccagaaaaaatagaagaaaagcaaaaaaaaaaacaaactcgaaAACAATAGTAAACGAAAATATTACGCTATTCCTCCACTCAATGACCGGGAGAGATGGATAAACTCGGGGAGAATATAGCCTTGCGGATACAGGATTGCGTTGGCTTAAAACCTAGATTAGCAAAGCTTACAAAGTATTTATTAACGTTCCTCACCTTTGCGTATAATGCACAGTGCAATCACTGCAATGCCTAACCTTAGCTacgttttccttgtttttcaCAAATTCTAGTTTTGCCCCCGTACAGCCAAAAATTGactaaataaaacatctgCCCAGCACTGACCCGTTGGACACATTGAGGTCAGCGCCACATAGCATTGATAAATTTGGTGAATTGTGAGAACCGAACGTACACATCAATAACCGTATCGTGTGGAGCGCATTCGCAGCGGCTCCAAAACTTATTGATGCAATTCCTATCGAAAAACCACCTCGGGTGGACCTTTCATACAACAATGCACATTGTAATCTACCATGTTCGCTCCTACAGCTCCGAAAGTATATGTTCATCTAGCAGTGCCCTGTTAGCTTCCTATACTACAATCTTTCTATCGTTTCCCCCGTTGGTAGCAGTTTAACTCGGGGACGATATATTTTGTCAACCCTTGGTTTCATCATTCATAGGCAAAATGTTATCCCCCTTTCCGCAATTGTGTCGATTAATTTCGATTCTTCTATTGTAATccttttacttttgtttgcagTCGAAATCAGTTGATAGTAATTTTAAGTTTTTCACTAATGACAAACGCTCTTAGgaatcaaacatttgttttctataacagaaaatgaagaaacataTTATATGCCAGTCCTCATTCGTACATACCCCACTGTTATGCTTCTTATCGTATTGCCCGCACTCTGCTCCATTCCAGGGCAACTTTCATACCTTTTAAAATGGTGCTCGaaatgtgtgtgaatgtgttatTTTTGCTTCTAATCCTCTTTATCACCTTATCACCCTTCCGTTTCCTTCTTGTTTTCGCTCACACTACCACACCACCCAGTGGCAAAGCCGAGACTTTAGCGAGAACGTACCATTACCGAGAGGGACCGCGCCAGACCGAAGGAACATTGTCCCAGGCGTTCAAGGCCTTCTCCTTACTCGAGTACTGGCTTCCGAGGTTTTGCCGGTTTTGCCGTCAATGGAGGCGGTGTCGAGGCGGAGCTCGTCACCATCGTTGCCGCTGGCTGAGCAGGACTCGTCGTAGCAGTACTGCTTGCATTATTCACTTCCGTACTCGTAACTTCGGACAGTGGAGCATTGTCTGCGTCCTGTTCGGCCCGGCTCGTCGCAATTGTTTCATCGTCAGCGGGACCATCTTCCGGCTGCATCGGTTTAGTTATCGTGCTGCTCACCGTAGGCGAGGATGTCGGATCAGTAACGTTCGCTGATGGTGCGGCTGCGACTGCCGCCGTCGCCGGGGCGCTGCTACTGGCCGCATTGAAGCTCAAATCGTTCGCATCGAACAGGGAGGATGTTTCTTCGTCAGTCGTTTGCGATATTGAGGCGGCACCGTCTCCTGCTTCCCGGTGTAGGTGTTGCTGTACCGCCGGGGGCTGTGGCTGTGGCTGGGTTAGCGAATCTTCGTCCGGTTCAACATGCAGCGGCATTTCACCGGGCTTCAGATTGCTATTTACCGAACGGGAACTATTATCCTGCAGCGGGCCAACTGTGGCATGCGTGTCATCGCTTCGTTGTCGTACGGCTGGTTTAGGTCGAAGATCTTTGAAAATTAAGAACAAAATGAGCGTTCAAAACGTTGAAATGTAAAGCTTCCTTTTATTTGACACTTACCAGCTTGTGAATTGTCCTCCGTAAACAGTCCCATGATTGGATTAGAATCATCCGATCGTTTCATGCTGGTACTATCCTCATCGGCACTACCGTCGCCATGCAAACCGGGTCCACCGGCAGCTGCGGTACTCGTCGGTAATTCTTTCGCGACGAACGAACTCGTCGTCCCTTGCCCGACCAGATGATGAGGTATGTGCGGATTATTGCTGGAACCGGTCAACGCCGCTAGCTGGCCGGGCATCAGTCCAGCACCGGCCGCCCCACCCTGGGCCGCTGCAATGGCGGCCGCTTGCGATGGAGTGAGCGATTTGCGGGTCTTCTCCGCCTTGCGCCATAGTGTGATCTCCTGCTGTTTGAAGTACCGCCGGTCTTCGGTGTCAATTAGCACCAGATTCAGGAAATAGCGCACCGAGAACTTCTTGTTAATCTCGCGCATCGTTACGGTAAGATCGTAACCGGCGAGAAACACGCGTATCGGTATGCTTTCACCCTTCACCGGTGAACCGTCCATGATTTCGTACTTGGCAATGATTTCATTCTCGGTATACATGTTAGGTCCTACAGATTGGATGGCACCAACAAACGTGCATCATTGATTAACAGGCTGTCGAGACAAAGCGAACAGACACGATCGAAACGATATACTCACCCGAACCAGTCTGTTCCCGCTTGATAATGGCTATTTccatgtgttttattttgatgcgcaccaacagaaaataaattttgcccACGATCACATCCTTTAAGTGGTACCTAATTGGAGGAAAGACATGGTGTTAAGCGTTAGGGATGGCATTCGCTCGTTCCGCAGGGTTTCTGACTCACTTGCTCTTGTTGTACTCGAACTCAATGTGCAAGCAGTCCTCGATGCCCACCTCCATCTTTATCGGGCTGTTCGCATCCGGGTAGCTCGACAGCGTATGCACGGCAATGTCCACCTCCCGGATGATATCACTCAGGCGGCGAACAATTGTCACCCGCAGGAAATATCTGGagcggaacggaacgaaaacaTTAGGTTGGTCAGAAcgcaaagtaaaataaaaaagccgATGCCGGTCCAATTTTGCATACCGTAATCGCACGTTCGAGCCGACGTACACTTCGTACGGTTTCTCGACGTTCGCAAACTCGAACGGATATGACGTATTCTGGATGAGATCGCCCGGTCGCGCTAGTTCGCGCACGAGGCTCAGGAAATCATGGTGATTGCCTCTATCGTAATACAATTCAATTTGACCTGTAACGACCGTAACAGAACGATTTAGTGACCGAGGAACGAACGCAGATTCATTTGACATTCGTTTATCGATGCTCACACCACCACATCGGGGTGTAGTTAATTTATGTGTATTAATATCCTTCACATTCCTTCCCAGTATGTTGGGCTGAAAAAGTCAACAAATTGATAAAAGTGCCCTTGTTCCTAGTAGCGCGCGTATGTTTGCCGTTTGTGATAAGAATGCTTCTACGAATGAACTACGCAGGGGCAGCAACATTTTATCCGAATTCCTTTCCTGCTATTGAACGAATATCAATGTATGAAATTGGCTAAAATGTGACCTTCCACGAACGGTCAACCTACTTGCAATACACTGATTCAAAGCCTAATCCATTTCACAGGCCTGCTACCGTACCGAATCAGTCTACATAGTACGGAATTGGAATATACCAATTTACCAattcacacgcaaacacacacaccggctaAA
This Anopheles marshallii chromosome 3, idAnoMarsDA_429_01, whole genome shotgun sequence DNA region includes the following protein-coding sequences:
- the LOC128713012 gene encoding vacuolar protein sorting-associated protein 26B-like → MSHRCINFLRFGQSADIDILFDGAENRQQAEIKTEDGKKDKYLLYYDGETVGGKVNITLKKPGSKLEHQGIKIELIGQIELYYDRGNHHDFLSLVRELARPGDLIQNTSYPFEFANVEKPYEVYVGSNVRLRYFLRVTIVRRLSDIIREVDIAVHTLSSYPDANSPIKMEVGIEDCLHIEFEYNKSKYHLKDVIVGKIYFLLVRIKIKHMEIAIIKREQTGSGPNMYTENEIIAKYEIMDGSPVKGESIPIRVFLAGYDLTVTMREINKKFSVRYFLNLVLIDTEDRRYFKQQEITLWRKAEKTRKSLTPSQAAAIAAAQGGAAGAGLMPGQLAALTGSSNNPHIPHHLVGQGTTSSFVAKELPTSTAAAGGPGLHGDGSADEDSTSMKRSDDSNPIMGLFTEDNSQADLRPKPAVRQRSDDTHATVGPLQDNSSRSVNSNLKPGEMPLHVEPDEDSLTQPQPQPPAVQQHLHREAGDGAASISQTTDEETSSLFDANDLSFNAASSSAPATAAVAAAPSANVTDPTSSPTVSSTITKPMQPEDGPADDETIATSRAEQDADNAPLSEVTSTEVNNASSTATTSPAQPAATMVTSSASTPPPLTAKPAKPRKPVLE
- the LOC128714026 gene encoding uncharacterized protein LOC128714026 — encoded protein: MKSVKKLAKAAMYIAFGGITAAMVMKIKLEDKIRSQPYYKDALKLLRSHQGAVQLMGQPIKDLSFDYGEESKKFGGGKIDGFAVPVRGQKTRGKYYFWAEIQEQEWVISRAELELANEPDRRLLIKADSRTER